A DNA window from Trichomycterus rosablanca isolate fTriRos1 chromosome 11, fTriRos1.hap1, whole genome shotgun sequence contains the following coding sequences:
- the pskh1 gene encoding serine/threonine-protein kinase H1 homolog, whose protein sequence is MGCRTSKVVPETPTNVQLDLVKKVEVQQTNVDKNFCANGSAEKTGSPSSRSQSQARGTATISPTAGKGQSVPPDSRRNKVAKCRVKFDPRVTAKYEIKALIGRGSFSRVVRVEHKGTRQPFAIKMIETRCREGREVCESELRVLRRVRHTNIIQLMEVFETAERVYMVMELATGGELFDRIIARGSFTERDATRVLRMVLDGVRYLHMLGITHRDLKPENLLYYHPGADSKIMITDFGLASTRKKGDECMMKTTCGTPEYIAPEILVRKPYTNAVDMWALGVISYILLSGTMPFEDDNRMRLYRQILKGKYSFSGEPWPSVSNLAKDFIDRVLTVDPSERLTAGQALKHPWIVSMAASSPLKNLQRCISQNLLKRASSRCHSTKSAQSVRSNRSSKSGRARRAREKELRELNRRYQQQYTG, encoded by the exons ATGGGGTGCAGGACGAGCAAAGTCGTCCCTGAAACACCGACAAATGTCCAGCTTGACCTTGTGAAGAAAGTTGAGGTGCAGCAAACCAATGTCGATAAGAACTTTTGTGCAAATGGAAGTGCTGAGAAAACTGGATCTCCTTCCTCTCGTAGTCAGAGCCAGGCTAGGGGCACTGCCACAATTTCCCCTACAGCGGGAAAAGGTCAGTCAGTGCCTCCTGACTCACGGCGAAACAAAGTGGCCAAGTGCCGGGTCAAGTTTGACCCTCGGGTGACAGCTAAGTATGAGATCAAGGCACTAATTGGGCGTGGCAGCTTTAGCCGTGTGGTGCGTGTGGAGCACAAAGGTACACGGCAGCCATTTGCCATAAAGATGATCGAAACTCGTTGCCGCGAGGGCCGTGAGGTGTGCGAGTCAGAGCTGCGAGTGTTGCGGCGTGTGCGCCACACTAACATCATCCAGCTGATGGAGGTCTTTGAGACGGCTGAGCGTGTGTACATGGTAATGGAGTTGGCCACAGGTGGTGAGCTCTTTGACCGTATTATTGCACGTGGCTCCTTTACAGAGCGAGATGCCACACGTGTTCTCCGAATGGTGCTTGATGGCGTACGCTACCTGCACATGCTTGGCATCACCCACCGGGATCTCAAGCCTGAGAACTTGCTCTACTACCATCCGGGTGCAGACTCCAAGATTATGATTACTGACTTTGGCCTGGCAAGCACACGCAAAAAGGGTGACGAGTGCATGATGAAAACTACATGTGGCACACCTGAGTACATAGCACCTGAAATCCTGGTGCGAAAACCCTACACTAATGCTGTGGACATGTGGGCACTGGGTGTCATTTCCTATATTCTTTTAAGTGGCACCATGCCATTTGAGGATGACAACCGGATGCGCCTTTACCGTCAGATCCTCAAGGGCAAATACAGCTTTTCAGGAGAG CCATGGCCAAGTGTGTCCAACTTGGCAAAGGACTTTATTGACCGAGTGCTGACAGTGGACCCGAGTGAAAGACTGACGGCAGGCCAGGCACTTAAGCACCCCTGGATTGTTAGTATGGCTGCTTCATCCCCCTTGAAGAACCTACAGCGCTGCATCTCTCAGAACCTACTAAAGAGGGCATCGTCACGCTGCCACAGCACCAAGTCAGCACAGTCCGTACGCTCCAATCGCTCAAGCAAGTCAGGACGAGCACGTCGTGCCAGAGAGAAGGAGCTGAGGGAACTCAACCGCCGCTACCAGCAACAGTACACTGGCTGA